The Pseudomonas moraviensis genome contains the following window.
CGTCGGCCTCGTCGCTGCGGCATTGTTGATCGCCGGCTCAATGATCTACCAGGCTGCACGAGTGGTTGACGATATCGACGACTACATCGAGCTGACCGCCCATGAACGCCTGCGCTCGGGCTGGTTCGCCTTCACTGGCAAGGAGCTGGACACCGAGGTAATGGATCGCTTCAAGCTGTCCAAAGGCTATCGCGACCATGAGAAACAGCTCGAACTGTCAGCCAAGGACATGCTGGAGGGCGCGTACAAAAATTCCATCGAACATGTGGTGAACGGCGCCTTCCGCGCCGAATTACAGGCGGTCGAGCTATGGCGTTACGTCTGGGACGAAAGCACCGGGGAGAAACCGTTCAAGCTCGACAATCAGGCAGTGATCGTCGGCGCAGACGATGTGATCGATGCCCGCGATGGCTTGCCGGATCTCAAGGGCAAGGTCAGCGGCAGCGCGGGTGAAGGCAAAGGCGTGTTCTGGCGCATGGGCGATGGCAATGATCGCGTCGTCGGCGTCAAGGCGCAGCCCAACCTGTTCACCTACCGCGACGGCCACAAGGCCCTCACCGGCGGCGACAAGAACGATGCCTTCTATCACGAAATCACCGCCCGAGAACTGGATCGCTCGGGCAAACCGGCCCATGTCAACGTGCTGGACGGCGGAGGCGGCGCTGATACGGTGGCGTTCGAAGGCAGTCGCCCGACCAGTGACACGCGCCACGTCGGGCATGACATCAATCTGCAGACCGGCAAAGTGATGCTGCGCGGCCTGGATCCGCAGGCCGAAGGGATCGAAGTCGCCCACCTGACCTCTTTCGAGAATGTCTCGACCCTGCGCAAGGGCACCAGTCACGTCACGGGTACGGCCGACGCCAATCAGATTTCTGCCAACGGATACGACCGCGTCAAGGCCGGCGACGGCAATGACACCATCGCTATCTTCGGCACCGAATGTCGGGTCGACGGTGGCCATGGCGAGGATCGTTACTACATCGCCAACACCAACGCGCGGACGACAATCATCGAGGAGGCTGAACATTCGAGCGTGGTCGAGTTCGGCTGGGCGCGGGCGGTCATTCAGCGCTGGCAGCTCATCGGCACTTCACTGGTGATCACCTCGTTGCGCGGCAACGATGGCTGCGACCCCGACCATGTGCTGACTCTGGAAAACGTCTATCAAATGGTCGACGGCCAACGCCAACTGAAAAACGCCCGATGGCTGTTCCGCACTCAGGACGAATATGAACTGCTGGCGCTGCTCCCGGCTCGACCTGGTGAAGCAGCGAGTCAGGACATCGAGGTCGCTGTGACCGTCAACGGTCGACCGGCACCTGCCCCGGCCATCGTCAATGGCGGCACGGTGACGATCACCCCTCAGGGCTTGCACCGACACTTCGTTGCACGCACGGATCGTCGGGTCGAGTTCGTTGCAGCGACTGCTGCCGCTGCCACGGCCAGCACGGTTTACCTTGACTTCAAGGCCAGCGAAATCGTCGACGCGGTGCTCAGCTACCAGGTCGAAGTGCGTAACGGCGTTTCGGGCAATACCCACCTGATCTACAAAGACATTTGCCTGTCGCTTCTGCTGCCCTCCAAAGCAGTACTGTTCAAGGGCGTGATAACGACCATCGCCGCGGCCACGGGCTACAGCGGCCGCAACAGCCTGAAAGTCACCACCCCGTTGCTGGCGCAAGACATCGTGCTGGTCATGCAGGATGAAGTCTCGTACCGCCTGCAGGTGCCCGTGCTGGACTACGAAGAGGACGCCAGAAATCCCGGTACGCGGGTGTCCAGCACGCGCAGCTGGCTGAAAAGGCGCAATGGCAACTACCTGTTTGTCCAGCCCCTGGTCAGCGAAAAACCGGTGCTGACTGCGCAAGCGAGCAAAGTGGTCATCGAGCTACGCACGCACACAGGCATCTACGTACTCGAGGGCCAGAGCGCGACGTACGACGTTTACCTGGCCAGCAACTGCATCGTGCGCCTGTCCACCCCGGGCGCCGCGGCGAAAACGGCGAATGCGTCAACGTGGAATCTGTTCACTCGCACGCTGAGCGAAACCGTCAAACGTGACGATATCCAGCTTGAGGACAATCGCTTGCGCATTGCCAGCGTCACCATCGAACTGCCGGATATCGAGGATGACACGCCTGTGGAATCCATCAGCGTGGTGACCTCCGCCGGCCATATCTATGAAGTCTCGCTGCTGTTTGAAGTGTTGCAGCTGTACGTCATCAATGCCCGCAGCTACGCCAGCGTCGACGCACTGGTGGCCGACATCGAGCAGCACAGACAGCGCAACGAACTGGCGGCACGAGTTTACGTAACCGACATCGGTTACCAGCCCGACACCGAGGGTACGCTGACTTACAACTCGATCAGAAAAAGCTGGAGCCTGACGACCGATCCGCAGAAACACTTGAACCTCGACGATCTTTTCATCCCCATCAGCGGAACCTGACCGCGACCGCTCCAGATTCAACAACGTGCCAGTTCCGGCTCCGATGCCCGGACTGGCACCCGCTCACCACGGCCCATGGAGGGCCGACTCGCAAAAAAAGGATTTTCCCATGCGACAAAAACCTGGGGGCGTACGCCCTTCATTGACACCAGATGCATCGACTTCAACATCCCGCCCCTCTCATCCTGAGCGCACGATGGATCTGGACTTGCACTTGCCCGTGCGCATGAGGCCGGACGATCCGGACTGGTTGCCCGGACCTGTCACTGGCCATCCTCACAGCAGTCTTGCAAAAACAGAGCCTGGCATGACAATTACGCAGATTCCGCAAACGCAGGCACTTCAACGTCGAGCGGCGGCATCACCCCTGGAGCCCTATTTGCAGAGGATTGATGAGACGTTGAGTCACAATGCCGACGGGTTGAAGGCCTACAAGGGTCGCACGTTCGCCGACATCGCCAACGATGACTTGGCAGCTTCCGGACTGACAGTGATGGTGGCGTTTCACGATCTGATGAAGGCCTGGCGCGCCAGATTGCCGAGCGAGCGGGTTCCTTCAGGGCCTGCTCTCTATCGCGTGAACGACAGTAATGTCTGGAGTCTGAAGAAGCCGCTCGAGTACTACGACCCCATGCAGTACGCCTCGTCTTATACCGCGGATGCGCGGGGCTACTACTCGGTTCGCGAACACCGGGCGATTGAGCACACTGGCCCGTATGGCAAGTGGCATGAATTCACAGTAGTGAAACGAGAGGCAGGTTTCGCCCTGGCGGATGAGAATGGACGCTTGATTCGGGTTGATCCGAACGAGGCACGGGGCGATGCATCTGTCCCGCTGAAACTTGCGCATTGGAGCGATGGTGATATCTGGAGCGTATACCGCCTTGAGGGCGCACAGGCGCTGGTATTCCGAATCGAAGCAGAAGCCTTGGGAAGAGCGCCCGACTGGGCTACGCGCTTCAACGAGCCGGATACTCACAAGTTTCTGAGCGACTCATTCAGATGGTCATATCCACACAGGTCCGAGACGGAACGTGCGCACATTCTGCGCAGCTACAACTTGAGCATGGCTCAGCAAAAACGTCTGCGACAAGACATGGAGCATGGGCGATTCCCCGATTGGGCCGAACAGCACAAACGCCTGACCGAGAATCCGCTGGATGACACCCGCTTTGCGCAGATTGCAGAAGAGATGCAACCTCTCGTTCTGAGAATGAGAGAGGAAGGCGAGAGCTCTGAGTTCGACTCACATCCCGTAGAGCAGCGCTATGAAGAAAACTTCCTGAAAAGTTATCTGGAGCATGCAGGCTACAAGAGAAACAAGCATGGCTACCTTTACCGAACAGACATCCCGGCCATGTTCCGTGCTGACTTGCGCACGCCTTTTGAACTGGCTCGAGACAAACGCCTGGTGAAATTGCGGGGCAATCCTTCCGACTCCACGACCAAATCGGCTTTCAGCGCGACATTCGGCGCGGCCGATGGCTTGAGCTACATGGGATTTGATTACTACTCCAACCCAAGGCACTACAACAGTCAGGCCAATCGTTATCCGGGGCATTTCTCCGACAGTGATTCGTCGAGTGGAAATCGACACAGTTCAGCCAACGATTCCGAGACTTCGTTTGAAATGGACAACTCGCGTGACTATCCATTGCTCCGTCGCAAGCAAACGCTAGGTTTCCTGTACGTCATCGACACTCGGGGTATCGAGGTGGTGCCACGAGTGGAAAACATCTATCTGAACAACAAGGATTTCGACGGCGATACCCTCGAAGGCCGGATATCAATGCCGACGCGAGGTATCAGTGCAGAGAGGATATGGCTGGTGAGTTCGGACTTGAGCCAGGCGGCCAGAGTCGAAGATATCTTGCGCAAAGCCGGGAACTCCGCTGAGGCTATCGAGAAAGCCACATGGGCAGGCACCGACGGGGCCGATTACATGCGCCATGGTGCCACTGCTTATGACCATTTGATCAATCGAATAGCCCGCTCCGGCGGTGTCGTCTTGAAGTTGCCAAAAGGCGAAAACACCTACTCCAACGATGTGACCTGGCCAGTGCCCGAACATTATCGAGCCTGACAAAAGGCGCCATTCATTTAAAAATGAATGGCGCCTTTTTTATCAAGTAACCGCTGAACGCTCGTCGATGACCTTGATCACAAATATCGCAGGTTTGTTATTGAAGGCGTTATGCCCAGTGCTGTTGGGATCGACCGCGAGGAATGTGCTCATTCCGCTGCTTATATGACGATACAAGGGCCTGTCATGAGGCTCGCCGATCAGCTCGAGCCAGGCAGGGCCGGATTTGAAATGACTGAAGCTGGCCTTTGAAACACCGGTAGTGCTGATTGAAAAGTACTGCTCTGGGGCACTGGTGCTGGCCAACAGATTATGAGTCTTGTCCTCCAGGAATAACCGCGCGCCATCGAACATTCCCGCCAGTACCACACTGATGAGATATTCGTCCCCTTTGGGGACAAATTTCAGCAACAGTGGTGTGTCGTCTTCATGGTCGGCCAGGGTTATGAAACTGGACACGCGTGAATCTGCGAGTCCTACTTCGGCCTCCAGTTTCTCGGCTCTGGTTATCCGCAGGTTGCGCAGAGCCTGTTGCAGACGTTGTTGATTGAGCACTACCGGCCGACCATCAAGATAAAGATGCGCGGTGAATGTCTGGTTGTTTATGTTTGCTAAAGCCATGGTTGCCCACCTGTAAACACCTGCCGTCTGGTAACCGCAACGGCAGGCAATGCTGAAAAAGGGAAATGATCAGACCGCCGTCGCAGTCACGACGGTAGTTGCTGATGCAGACATCCGCGGCACTTCGCCGACAGGAACTTTTTCAGATTTTCTTTTACGGCGGGCTATCACCATCAGGTCCGCATAAGTTGATGCCGCGTCAACCACGTGCCTGACGTTATGATCCGTCTCGGCATGTTTCAAAATATACTTGCCGGAAATATCATCCCAAAATGCCCATTCATCTTCATATACAGTCATGATTCGTCCTTATTTTTATTCAAATATCCCGCTTCCTGCGGGTCACCTGAAATTATGATAAAGACCGAACCAATACAATGCTGGCAGGCGCCCTGAGTTGATTCAGAGTGCAACTAGGCAAACAATTCACCCTGCAATTCATCCAGCAATGCCTGGATTGCGTCGAGCCGCTGCTGCGGGTCGTCGAGTTGCAGCAGATCGATTTTGTCTTCTTCGGCGAAAGGCAACAGATAGGCAAGCTGATTGGCCAGTGACTGTTGGCCCGCGGCTTCGGTGCCCATGTCCAGCGCTTCGACCATGGGGTGCTCGGCCAGCGCCTTGAGCAGCGCCACCAGATCGGCGTCCTCCTCCTGCAGCGGTTGCTCGGGCTCGTCGTCGAGCCACTCGACATCGGCGAGAATCAATTGATCACGCTGCACTTCGGTGCGCAGCACATTGAAGCGTCGCCCACCCTGCACGCGGATGCCGAGCAGACCGTTGTCCTGCTGCTGGAAATCGGTGATCCGCGCCTCGCATCCCACCAGCGCGAAACCCTCCGGCGCCACGCCGACTTCACTGCCTTCAAGAATGCACACCACCCCGAAGCCGACGCCCTGCTTCATGCAGCGGCCGATCATGTCGAGGTAGCGTGCCTCGAAGATCTGCAGATCGAGATTGCAGCCGGGGAACAGCACCGTGTTCAGCGGGAAAAGCGGCAGACTCATAGACATTTCCTTACACCACCATCGACACCGCCAACGGCAGGAACACCGCCGTGGCCACGCCCATCAGACTCATCGCCAGCGCGGCAAACGCGCCGCACTCATCATTTTCCTGCATCGCCACCGCCGTGCCGACCGCGTGGGCGGTCATGCCCAGCGCCATGCCGCGCGCCTCGGGGCTGTGCACGCCAAGCCGGGTCAACAGCGCGGGGCCGAAGATCGCGCCGATCACCCCGGTGATCAGCACGAACACCGCGGCCAGCGCGGCCACACCGCCGATCTGCTCGGCGACCAGCATGGCGATCGGCGAAGTCACCGATTTAGGCGCCATGGTCATCAGGATCATCTGATCGGCACCGAACCACCAGCCCAGCGCCACGCCCATGCCTGTCGCCACTACCCCGCCTATCACCAGCGTAGTAAAAATCGGCCAGAACAATTGGCGGATCCGGCGCAGATTCAGGTACAGCGGCACCGCCAGTGCGACGGTTGCCGGCCCCAGCAGAATGCTGAGGATTTCGGTGCTCTTGCGGTACTCGGCGTAGGTCAGGCCGCAGCCGACCAGCACACCGATCACCAACAACATGGATACCAGCACCGGTTGCAGAAAGATCCAGCGGGTTTTCTCGAACGCCGCCAGCACCAGTTGATAGGCACCGAGGGTAATGCCGATGCCGAACAGCGGATGGTGAATCACCGAGGCCCACGCGCCTTGCCAGTCGAACAGCATCAGGACTCCTCCGCCGGCGGCGCGTGACGCTTGACCAAACGTTGCATGAGCACGCCGGCAAAGGCCATCGACAGGATCAGCGAGACCACCAGCGCGCCGACGATCGCCCAGAAATCGGCGGCAATCGCCGTGGCATACACCATCACGCCTACTGCCGGCGGCACCAGCAGCAACGGTAGATAACGCAGCAGACTGCCCGCCGCCTGGTTCAGCGGCTCGCCGACTTCACCGCGAATGATCAGGAACACCAGCAACAGCAGCAGCCCGATGATCGGCCCCGGCAATATCGGCAGCAACAAGTGATTGAGCGCTGTGCCGAGCAATTGAAACAGCACCAGCAGGGTCAGGCCACGTAACAACATCTGACATCTCCGTCTTGTATTTCACCCAGCAGGGGCCCGGCATTATAAGCATGCCGGCGCTATGGACCGGCATTCGCCAAAAGCATGGTCGGTTGACCTGAGCAAATCGCCATGATGATCTACAGTGGTTCGCAGGCCGGTCAAATCCGCCACCAGAAAAACTATAAAACCGATGAACCCAAGGAGAGTCTCAATGCCCTATGTTCCCGTTGCAGAGCTCAAAGATTATGTCGGCAAGGAACTTGGACGTTCCGAATGGCTCACCATCGATCAGGAGCGCATCAACCTGTTCGCCGAAGCCACCGGTGATTTTCAGTTCATTCACGTCGACCCGGTCAAAGCCGCGCAAACGCCATTCGGCAGCACGATAGCCCACGGTTTCCTGTCGCTGTCGCTGATGCCGAAACTGATGGAAGACATCCTCGTGCTGCCCGAAGGCGTGAAGATGGTCGTCAACTATGGCCTGGACAGCGTGCGGTTCATCCAGCCGGTCAAGGTCAATTCGAAAGTCCGATTGAAGGTCGACATGGTCGAAGTCACCGAGAAAAAACCCGGCCAGTGGCTGCTCAAGGCTACCGCGACACTGGAGATAGAGGGCTCGGACAAACCGGCCTATATCGCCGAGCCGCTGTCACTCTGCTTCGTCTGATCATCCCGGATGCGAAGCAGCGCACGCTGTTTCGCGTCACGTCTCTATATATGCGATGCATAGCTGCGGCATACTCGGTCGCCTAATTGCCCGGATCCCGCTATGCGCTCAATCGCTCGACTTGCACCCCTTGCCCTGACCCTGATGCTCACCGCTTGCGGCGACGGCGAATCGCTGTTGCCGCCGGATGCGCGCCTGCCCGATGGCGGACGCTATCGCGGCGAACTGGTCGACGGCTTGCTGCAGGGTCAGGGCCGCGTCGACTACCCAAACGGCAGCTGGTACGCCGGGCAGTTCGACAAGGGCCAGTGGCACGGGCAAGGCGAATGGCACGGCAGCAATGGCGAGGTCTATCGCGGCCAGTTCCAGCAAGGTCTGTTTGACGGCCAGGGCAGCCTGAGCACCCATGCCAGCAGCTACACCGGCGGTTTCAAGCAGGGCCGGCGCGATGGCGAGGGTACGCTGAAAGAAAACGGCATGACCTATCGCGGCGAATTCAAGGCTGACCAGTATTCCGGCCTCGGCCGTCTGGAGATGGACGACGGCAGCGCCTATCAAGGCCAGTTCGCCCACGGCAAACCCAACGGTGAAGGCCAGCGCGGCGACGCCAGCGGCAATGCGTTCACGGGGCATTTCGTCAACGGTCAACTGGAAGGCAATGGCACTTACACCAGCGCCGACGGCGATATCTACGTTGGCGGTTTCAAGAACAATCAACTGCACGGCAAGGGCCGCTACGAGAATGCCGACGGCGACGTCTGGCTCGGCCAGTTCAAGGAAGGCGCGCTGAGCGGCAAGGGTGAATTGATCGGCGCTGACGGCAGCCATTACATCGGTGTGTTCAACGACTGGCGATTCACCGGCCAGGGCCGTTTGAACCTGTCCGACGGCAGCTTCTACGTCGGCAGCTTCGACAACGACAGCTACTCCGGCCGCGGCACGCTGGTGCTGACCGATGGCAGCGTGCTCAGTGGCACCTGGATCAACGGCCAGCGTGTGCGAGACGCCGACGGCAAATTGCTGCCCGACACCCTCGAGCTCGGTTTGCTCGCCCAGGGTCGTCTGCTCGACGAGGCGCTGTCGGCAATCCCGGCCTCGACCCCGGCGGTCGAGTTGTACACCCTGACCCTCGGTGGCGATGGCAAGCAAAGCGTGTTTCTGCGCGAATCCGACTACGTCGCCAACATGCTCAACACGCGCTTCGGCGCCTTCGGCCAGATCCGTCTGGTCAATCACCGCGACCACCTCGGTGACCGGCCGATGGCCACCCGCGAGAACCTGCGCCGCGCCGCGCAAACCCTCGCCGAACGCAGCGGGCCGGAAGATCTGCTGTTCATTTATCTGACCAGCCACGGCACCGCCGAGCATGAACTGGTGCTCGATCAGCCGCGCATGGAACTGGCCGACCTGCCCGCCGATGAACTCGCCGCGGTGCTCGCGCCGCTCAAGCATCGCGACAAGGTCATCGTGATTTCCTCGTGCTATTCCGGCGGTTTCATCCCGGCATTGAAGGACGAACGTACGCTGATCATGACCGCCTCGCGTGCAGATCGGGTGTCGTTCGGCTGTTCGGAAGAAGCCAATTTCACTTACTTTGGCGACGCCCTGTTTGCTCAGGCGCTGAACCAGACCGACGATCTGGAACAAGCTTTCAAACTGGCCAAGGCCACTGTCGCCGAACGCGAACTGGCCGACGGTTTCGAAGCCTCGGAGCCGCAGATCTGGGCACCGAAGACCGTGCTGTCGCACTGGCAATTGCTGCGTAAACAGCAAGCGCGCAAAGCTTTGCAAAGCAGCGCATTGAACGACGCGGCGACAAAAGGCAACTAAGCTGAACAGTATCAAGGGAGAGACACTATGTACTTGACGCCTCAGCACGTATTGCTTGCCGGAGCCACCGGACTGACCGGTGAACATCTGCTCGACCGTTTGCTCAACGAGCCAACGATTACCCGTGTCCTCGCCCCATCACGCCGGCCGCTGGCCGAGCATCCGCATCTGGAAAACCCGGTCGGCGACCCGCAGACGTTTCTGCCGCAGCTCAGTGGCCGGGTCGATATCGCTTATTGCTGCCTCGGCACCACGATCAAGCAGGCCGGCTCCGAAGAAGCCTTTCGCGCAGTGGATCTGGACATGGTCGTGGCGTTTGCCAAACGCGCGCGGGAGATGGGCGCGCGGCACCTGATCGTGATCAGCGCGATTGGCGCCGATCCGAATTCCTCGGTGTTCTACAACCGCGTCAAAGGCGAGATGGAACAGGCCCTGCGCGCGCAGAACTGGCCGCAACTGACCATCTGCCGACCTTCGCTGTTGCTGGGCGAGCGCATTGAACCGCGTCTGGCCGAGCAACTGGCCGGGCCGTTATCGAAGCTGATTCCAGGGAAATACCACGGCATCGAAGCCTGCCAATTGGCACGGGCGATGTGGCGCCTGGCGCTGGAAGAACAGGATGGGGTGCGGGTGATCGAATCGGATGAGCTGCGCAAGTTAGGCAAATAACTCTGGGACTTTCAGAACCAAAAGATCGCAGCCTTCGGCAGCTCCTACAGAAGACCCCATTCCCCTGTAGGAGCTGCCGAAGGCTGCGATCTTTTGACCTTTACAACCCGCCAGTCGCCTGGAATCCCACGCCGATCACAGTCAGCAAAGACAGCGGCAACAACAGCGTGTCGAGCAACGCGCTGGCCGGCAGGTCCACGCCCGGGTAACTCGGCGCCTCGGCACCAAACCGATCCATCGCACAGCAGCCGCCATTCAACGCATACAAATCCAGCCGCGTCCCGGCATACACCACCGGCGCGCCGGGTTTCGCCGCATCCAGCGTGCGCGCGGTGGCACACCCGGTCAGCAGCACCGCCAGCACGAGCACCGGCAGCTTATTCATCGCTGCTCAGATGATGCTCACCCCAACGCGGCAACATGTCCTGCGGGATGCCGAGCAGATTGAGAATCCGCGCCACGACGAAGTCGATCAAATCATCGATGGTCTGCGGCTGGTGATAGAAGCCCGGCGACGCCGGCAAAATGGTCACGCCCAGGTTCGACAGCTTGAGCATGTGCTCCAGATGAATGCTCGAGTACGGCGCCTCCCGCGGCACCAGAATCAACTGGCGACGCTCTTTCAGCGTGACGTCGGCCGCGCGTTCGATGAGGTTGTTGCAGGCACCGGTCGCAATTGCCGACAGCGTCCCGGTCGAGCACGGCACCACCACCATTGCCGCCGGCGCACCGGAGCCGGAGGCCACCGGGGACATCCAGTCTTCCTTGCCATACACCCGAATCTGCCCGGCGGCGGCACCGGTGTACTCGGTGAGAAAGGCCTGCATCATCTGTGGTTTGTTCGGCAGGGACACGTCGGTCTCGGTGGCCATCACCAGTTGCGCAGCCTTGGAAATCAGGAAGTGCACTTCGCGATCTTCGCGTACCAGACAATCAAGCAGGCGCAAACCGTACTGCGCGCCCGAGGCGCCGGTCATCGCCAGGGTGATGCGTTCCGGGCCGCCGGCCTGGGAAAAAGTGTTCATTGCAGCGCCTCGGCGAGTTTGCCGTGCAGCCCGCCGAAGCCACCGTTGCTCATGATCACCACGTGGGTGCCGGGCTGCGCCTGGCTCTTCACGCGCTCGATGATGCCTTCCAGCGAATCGCTGACGATCGACGGCACCGTGCACAACGCAGCGGTTGCAGCCAAGTCCCAGCCAAGGTTGGCCGGGGCGTACCAGATCACCTGATCGGCATCGACCACGCTGTCCGGCAAGCCGTCACGGTGGGCGCCGAGTTTCATCGAATTGGAGCGCGGCTCGATGATCGCAATCAGTGGCGCGTCGCCGATGCGTTTACGTAGGCCATCAAGCGTGGTGGCGATGGCGGTCGGGTGGTGAGCGAAATCGTCGTAAATGGTGATGCCGCGCACCTCAGCGACTTTCTCCATACGGCGTTTGACGTTCTTGAACGCGCTCAACCCGGCAATGCCCATCGATGGCACCACACCGACATGCCGCGCCGCAGCCAGAGCAGCCAAGGCATTGGCGACGTTGTGCTGACCGGTCAATTCCCACTCGACGGTGCCTTGCGACACACCTTCGAACATCACTTCGAATGCCGAGCCGTCTTCGCTGAGCAACTTGACCTGCCACAGACCGCCGGCACCGGTGGTTTGCACCGGGGTCCAGCAACCCATTTCAATCACGCGCTGCAAGGCCGGCTCGGTGGTCGGGTGGATCACCAGGCCTTCGCTCGGGATGGTGCGAACCAAGTGGTGGAACTGTCGTTCGATCGCCGGCAGATCGGGGAAGATGTCGGCGTGATCGAACTCAAGGTTGTTGAGGATCGCGGTGCGCGGGCGGTAGTGGACGAATTTCGAGCGCTTGTCGAAGAAGGCGCTGTCGTATTCGTCAGCCTCGATCACAAAGAATGGGGTGCCGCCCAGGCGCGCCGACACAGAGAAATTCTGCGGCACGCCGCCGATGAGGAAACCCGGGCTCATGCCGGCGTATTCCAGCACCCAGGCGAGCATGCTGCTGGTGGTGGTCTTGCCGTGGGTACCGGCAACGGCCAGTACCCAGCGCCCTTGCAGGACATGATCGGCCAGCCATTGCGGGCCGGAGACGTACGGCAGGCCTTTGTTCAGCACATATTCCACCGCCGGGTTGCCACGGGACATGGCATTGCCGATCACCACCAGATCCGGCGCCGGATCGAGCTGCGCCGGGTCATAACCCTGCGTCAGCTGAATGCCCTGGGCCTCGAGCTGCGTGCTCATCGGCGGATAGACGTTGGCGTCGGAGCCGGTCACGTGATGGCCCAGCTCTTTGGCCAACACCGCCATCGAGCCCATGAAAGTCCCGCAGATACCCAGAATATGAATGTGCATAGTCGACCTCGTAAA
Protein-coding sequences here:
- the ubiX gene encoding flavin prenyltransferase UbiX, which encodes MNTFSQAGGPERITLAMTGASGAQYGLRLLDCLVREDREVHFLISKAAQLVMATETDVSLPNKPQMMQAFLTEYTGAAAGQIRVYGKEDWMSPVASGSGAPAAMVVVPCSTGTLSAIATGACNNLIERAADVTLKERRQLILVPREAPYSSIHLEHMLKLSNLGVTILPASPGFYHQPQTIDDLIDFVVARILNLLGIPQDMLPRWGEHHLSSDE
- a CDS encoding CidA/LrgA family protein, with the translated sequence MLLRGLTLLVLFQLLGTALNHLLLPILPGPIIGLLLLLVFLIIRGEVGEPLNQAAGSLLRYLPLLLVPPAVGVMVYATAIAADFWAIVGALVVSLILSMAFAGVLMQRLVKRHAPPAEES
- a CDS encoding LrgB family protein, which produces MLFDWQGAWASVIHHPLFGIGITLGAYQLVLAAFEKTRWIFLQPVLVSMLLVIGVLVGCGLTYAEYRKSTEILSILLGPATVALAVPLYLNLRRIRQLFWPIFTTLVIGGVVATGMGVALGWWFGADQMILMTMAPKSVTSPIAMLVAEQIGGVAALAAVFVLITGVIGAIFGPALLTRLGVHSPEARGMALGMTAHAVGTAVAMQENDECGAFAALAMSLMGVATAVFLPLAVSMVV
- a CDS encoding oxidoreductase; protein product: MYLTPQHVLLAGATGLTGEHLLDRLLNEPTITRVLAPSRRPLAEHPHLENPVGDPQTFLPQLSGRVDIAYCCLGTTIKQAGSEEAFRAVDLDMVVAFAKRAREMGARHLIVISAIGADPNSSVFYNRVKGEMEQALRAQNWPQLTICRPSLLLGERIEPRLAEQLAGPLSKLIPGKYHGIEACQLARAMWRLALEEQDGVRVIESDELRKLGK
- the mpl gene encoding UDP-N-acetylmuramate:L-alanyl-gamma-D-glutamyl-meso-diaminopimelate ligase; translation: MHIHILGICGTFMGSMAVLAKELGHHVTGSDANVYPPMSTQLEAQGIQLTQGYDPAQLDPAPDLVVIGNAMSRGNPAVEYVLNKGLPYVSGPQWLADHVLQGRWVLAVAGTHGKTTTSSMLAWVLEYAGMSPGFLIGGVPQNFSVSARLGGTPFFVIEADEYDSAFFDKRSKFVHYRPRTAILNNLEFDHADIFPDLPAIERQFHHLVRTIPSEGLVIHPTTEPALQRVIEMGCWTPVQTTGAGGLWQVKLLSEDGSAFEVMFEGVSQGTVEWELTGQHNVANALAALAAARHVGVVPSMGIAGLSAFKNVKRRMEKVAEVRGITIYDDFAHHPTAIATTLDGLRKRIGDAPLIAIIEPRSNSMKLGAHRDGLPDSVVDADQVIWYAPANLGWDLAATAALCTVPSIVSDSLEGIIERVKSQAQPGTHVVIMSNGGFGGLHGKLAEALQ
- a CDS encoding MaoC family dehydratase, with translation MPYVPVAELKDYVGKELGRSEWLTIDQERINLFAEATGDFQFIHVDPVKAAQTPFGSTIAHGFLSLSLMPKLMEDILVLPEGVKMVVNYGLDSVRFIQPVKVNSKVRLKVDMVEVTEKKPGQWLLKATATLEIEGSDKPAYIAEPLSLCFV
- a CDS encoding YceK/YidQ family lipoprotein produces the protein MNKLPVLVLAVLLTGCATARTLDAAKPGAPVVYAGTRLDLYALNGGCCAMDRFGAEAPSYPGVDLPASALLDTLLLPLSLLTVIGVGFQATGGL
- a CDS encoding C13 family peptidase, translated to MRSIARLAPLALTLMLTACGDGESLLPPDARLPDGGRYRGELVDGLLQGQGRVDYPNGSWYAGQFDKGQWHGQGEWHGSNGEVYRGQFQQGLFDGQGSLSTHASSYTGGFKQGRRDGEGTLKENGMTYRGEFKADQYSGLGRLEMDDGSAYQGQFAHGKPNGEGQRGDASGNAFTGHFVNGQLEGNGTYTSADGDIYVGGFKNNQLHGKGRYENADGDVWLGQFKEGALSGKGELIGADGSHYIGVFNDWRFTGQGRLNLSDGSFYVGSFDNDSYSGRGTLVLTDGSVLSGTWINGQRVRDADGKLLPDTLELGLLAQGRLLDEALSAIPASTPAVELYTLTLGGDGKQSVFLRESDYVANMLNTRFGAFGQIRLVNHRDHLGDRPMATRENLRRAAQTLAERSGPEDLLFIYLTSHGTAEHELVLDQPRMELADLPADELAAVLAPLKHRDKVIVISSCYSGGFIPALKDERTLIMTASRADRVSFGCSEEANFTYFGDALFAQALNQTDDLEQAFKLAKATVAERELADGFEASEPQIWAPKTVLSHWQLLRKQQARKALQSSALNDAATKGN
- a CDS encoding LON peptidase substrate-binding domain-containing protein; this encodes MSLPLFPLNTVLFPGCNLDLQIFEARYLDMIGRCMKQGVGFGVVCILEGSEVGVAPEGFALVGCEARITDFQQQDNGLLGIRVQGGRRFNVLRTEVQRDQLILADVEWLDDEPEQPLQEEDADLVALLKALAEHPMVEALDMGTEAAGQQSLANQLAYLLPFAEEDKIDLLQLDDPQQRLDAIQALLDELQGELFA